DNA sequence from the Poecile atricapillus isolate bPoeAtr1 unplaced genomic scaffold, bPoeAtr1.hap1 scaffold_272, whole genome shotgun sequence genome:
GGGGAAAATCCTTCCATTGTGtccagcagagagaaggaagGCTGCAGAACAGCTGTAGCAGCAGGTATTGTGCTCTGAGCTTGGAAAATCAGAATATCTGCTAAAGATATTTAGCATATATTTAGGTTGTTTTATTCATTGGGAGTTAAGATAAGTAGTTTCCTAAGAGCTATATTTCTTCCTTTGCATGCTTTTTCTTCTTAGTAACAAATATGAAAGCTTTAAGAGGAGGTAAATAGGGCTGGTGGTTTGTCACACAGGTTTTAAGACTAGTGTTTTCTCATGTTTCCCCTCTTTTGAACAAACtaccaaaaataaaacttttcttatCCTGACATTTTTATCGCTCTCTTCTAGATGTTttcaaatttgtcttttttgtttgtttgctgggCATTTTTTAAGCTTCAgtgaaaaatgagaaaggaaggaagaaggagttGTTGTTCCTTGAGCATTTTCAACCTCCCCCAAGTTCCATACAAGGGCAATTTGGCAGTCAGCAGGTttagaggggcaggatccccACAGGGGAAATAATGAGAATGTAGAATAAGATGATTTTGGAGTGCTATAAAGAACACATACTATTAGTAGTAGAAGTCTTTCAATGAAAACACTTTCAACCCTAAAACAAAGGTGCCCTGTTGGAGCTAAATACAATATTATACTGAGTCTGATGCTTTacatgttttttaatatatccTCAGATGAAGCCTATTTTTTGATGTTGTTGGAAACATAGTATTGACTCATCTTGAGTGCATTATAGCTGTGCTGTATTACGGCCTTTGTGGTGTTGTACAGGATACACACAGTAACATCAGACATTTCAGATATAGCCCCTAGGATGTGTCAAGGTCTTGTTTTCCCCTTCTATTAAATACCAGAATCTTATGATGATGTGGGAGCATTTAGGCCCTTCAGATGGTGCATAACATGCAAACTCTGAGTGTGGTGTTCTGCATGCTAGGATACCAGATAGGGACAAAACAGCTTTCCTTGGAGCATGGTAGTCTGCATGCTAGGAACTTTTATGTTACAAGATAAGGGAAAAGCCCCAGTTGTCCTCTCTATATAAATCACCCTCTTCCTTGATTATGAAATTAGAAtgcttaaaagaaaagaaagttggTCACTGCTTGTACCTGaatgctgtttttcttctcttctatGAGTTATGTCAGTACTCTTAGATGCACAATTTTCAGATGGtgtgcattttaaaaagtgaaagatTTAGTGGATAACTTCAAGTTTTAACCAAGTTTAAAACACCTCAAATCTTTCTCTGGGTACTTAATGTACTTTGTAAGTGTTAGTTTCTGAcattcaaaaatgttttcaaaaggaAGGATATGCTGAAGCACAAACCCACATGTAAGTCTGTATCCTCATTACATGACTTTTTATGTACCATCCTACCTTTGTAGAAGTTACTTCAATTCGCTGTCATGCCTTATGGCCTGCTCTTAGGCATTGcctgcaaaaatatttcaggtggTGCTGTAGTTGTCAGGTTTGCAGCTGGCAGGGGAAAAACACCCAATATGTTTAGTGATTAGGGTCTTGATCTGTTTTTTGACATGGAGGAGGATGTCAAAATGCTGCTTGTTCTTTGGCTAgtgcagcagcaggcagtggTTGATCTGTGCAGGAGTTGTGTGGTCTATGTTCTTGCAGTGTCCAACTGGGAAGAATGTGGATTTGGTCTCAGTAGGTAGTCAGACTCTTGGTGTGTCAACCCTCTGATGAGAAAGTATGGGTCTTTAAAGCCCTGACAGTCAGACTGCATGTTCACCTTGACTGCTTGACCACTGCTTTCTGATCTTAAATGGGTCAGGGATTGAAGGGATTAAAAAGTGGTGTAAACTAGTTCTTCCTAAACTAGGAAGAGCTGCAGTAAGGAAGAGACAAAGACAAAAAGGGTGTGCTTGGCTGTGGTAATGAGTGATTGTTACAGTTGCAAGAAAAATGGGTTGAGAGGTAGAGAATTacatggggagaaaaaatactacattaaaaaaagatctCTCAAATAATTAATGACCAGCCTGCTCTTTGGAGTTGATCATGCTTGTGTTAAAGGGTTTTGTGGCAGAAAGCCACAAAAAATCATGTGTTTTTTGGTAAGTAAATACAGTGGTCACTAAAATTAGCAGTTAATGGTGAGTATTTGGCTGTAATAatagattttttgggatttcagaGTATCTATCATTTGTTGactctgtgttttaaaaacaggTAGCATAGCAGAACTCTGTATTTCTCGCATAAGTAAAATTACACTCTGTTGTATATAAATGGGTGTGAAATTGTAAACAGAGACAATTTATTGATTTGGCATGCTTTATCAGCAAAATTACTTCTTCTGTATTGCATCATCTTGGCAAATTCCAGCTCTGTTGCAGATGCTCTCAATGCAGGAGTGGAATAGGATTCGAGAAtaccatctctttttttttatatcctcttgtttgtttttaatgtgaaTGACAGAATTCATTAATCTTTAGTTTGTGAATGATTGTGTGTCAGTGAGACATGGCATGTTGGTTTCCCATTAAGATGAAGGCTAAAGTTGTTAGGGACTTGTACCAGAAGACTGAAATATGCATTTGGCAGTGGAATGACTGCTGCTCCTTGGGCAGGGCCAGACTGCTAAATGATCTCTCCTGTACTGGTGGTTGCCGTCTGAGAAGCAGTTATGTTCCAGTCTTCCTAGGAAATGGCCCACTGGCAGGCGAGCTATTCGTGAATCCTGTAGAGTGGGAAGATATGTGCTCTCTGGCTGGCATGAAGACTGGAGAGGAATGTACAAGCTTGTTGTGATCTTTTATCACCTTTTGTCAGCTCTACACTGCCCTTATGTCTTGAGTTAAATCCCATCCTCACTTCAGAGACTGTTCAGAAGAGTCATCTGAGAAGCCATGGTGTGACTACACATTATAACCGACGAGCTGCCATTAGTTCAGTCACCTTTGCAGGCGCAGCATTGCATAAACTAAAAATACATGGATGTGATTACGCTCAAAACGTTATATTTTAAGCTATACTAAAGATCTCAGCTATGTTAAGCTATCCTAGTTTGTCTGCATCCACCTGCAAACCTTTCTGCCTTAGTCCCTTATGCTCTTGTATACAACAGGGCTAGCAGTATTTCAGATCTCTGTTTGAGACAAGTGAAACACACCACATGCCTGCTTTTACAATTAGTCATAATATTTCCAGTTATGAGCTGGAGAGATGCTAGTTCCTTTAAGTAATAAAAGCCTCTCATCATGGAGataaatggttttatttttaaaccccacttcctatattaattttcttcatagaatTGGGTTTGTTCAAGTTGTACTtgctaaataaataattaatggTCTATACTTTACAGGTTTTGTTACCTTCTGGTTTAGATTGCATGAGgtagaaaatttaatttaaataatgtgTTACtcttttgattgttttttatttttctattgtgCATGTTGttatatattaaaatgtattatCCTTTTAAACAGCTGCTCTAGAAAAACTTTCAGGAATTCACATGATAGTTGCACATTATAGGCTATGCAAGCTGCCTGAAGCCAGGTATCACAAGAAGTGAGGTGAAGTGTGGAATCAATAGCCCAGATGAAGTGCACCTGAACGAATGTACACAAGATCGGTAAAAACCAGGAGGGGCAAGAAGCCATGGTGCTATGGGAAAACCATGGTGTAGCTACCATCACAGAAATGTGGTGGGGTGATTATCATGGCTGGAGTGGTGCAATGGATGGTTATAAGCTCCTCGGGAGGGATatggaaggaaagggaagtgTCCCTCTGCATGAGGGACTATTTCAGCTGTGTGGAGCTCAAGGATAGTGATGATAAGGCTGAGTGTGAGTGAGTGAGAACCAGGGACATGGCCAATAAGTCAGTCATCCTGAGGGGTGTCTCTTAGGGACCACCCTGCCAGAATGAAGATGCAGATGAAGTATTCTGTAAGCAGCAGGGTGGTGGTTCATGATGGCTAGTGCCTGTTCATGTGCAAGACTTTAACTTGCTGGATATCTGCATTCCCCAAAAGTGTTTTACTCCTTTGTAGCCCTTTGAAGAGCTGGGTGCTTCCTAGAGTTATCTTTGTGGTCCTGAAAGTTGATCTCTGCTTCTGTTACTTAATAGTGTTTTCAGCTTTATACAATATCGAACCATAATAAGTCTCTTGGCAGTTCTTTGGCTTTTTGATTCTTAAAACCCTAGGCTGTTCCAGACTTCTTAGTTTTATATTGTGATTTGAGGAGCATATTTTCAATTCCTTTAAATCAGTATTATTTGAAAAGTGGCAAAATATCTGAGTGACCTTTAAAAATTCTGTATCTTGAAGTCATTTTTAGCTAGAACCTTTCCTGGAAAGTCCTTTTTTCCACCTTTGTTTGCCATGGCAACAAACTATATGTGGTTTAAAGGAGACCATCCATCTTGTAAAATATTCTGGTTCGCCAGCCTTGTATAGTTGTTTCCACTGtcttcatgttttctttcctttggtcTAAAGAATGTTTCATATTTATTGATTGTAACTTACTAAATTTGTGTCAAATCTGTTGTAAAGAGTAGGAGAAAAGTGACTCTGGCTAGGTGAGACTGGTAGTCTTTGTTACTGGCtaattttgtttggttgtggggtgtttggatttttttattttaactctctctctctatatacTACTAATGAGTGGAAACTTTCATATCCTGCCACATGCATAAGATAAAACACCAAAAGATTCTGTAAGAAGTAGGCCATAATAAAAGCAGATTTGTAGAACATAATGGTTAACATTGAAGTCCTGATGTCTGCAATACTATGTATTTGGGCTAGCCATGATCTGGTCCCATGGACTGAATAGTGACTTCTGGTTTAAGTGCACTGGTTTCATGCCTGGatcacattttttaaagtctAGGTTcatctgaaagaaataaatttcctCACTGTACTTTGTAGTGTGAGTTACAGAGGACTGTGACAAAAAGCAGGCTCCTTGTGCAAACTAAAACATGAGCACTGACACACCCTACATCTGTGTAACCTTGGAGCCATAGATATTTTGATGTAGATTGAAATTTCTCCTAATTTTAAGTGCTGAAAGCCTGACATGTATATGGGTGTGTCAGCCAAGATGATGACTACTGTATACAAACAAGGCTTAAAACATAAAATTCCAACTAATGATAGCTCATAAGTGGCTCTAGCTTCAAATGGCTCTagcttaaagggaaaaaataagacACTTTAATTGCTTGTTTGTGATAGTTAAGATTTTTTAGCCACTAACACTGACAACTTTGCTTAGAAGTAGTAGTTTTGAAATTGTGATGGGTTGGCTGAAAGTAAAGCTTTCTGGTCTAAGATATAAGCTGCGTGCAGTAAGGTTGAACTAAGTTTTACTGAACTCGCTAGGGAATTGTCTCTAGCAACTTCATGTAATTAATTGCAGAATTATAAATTACTAGAGCTAAAGAGTGAAAAGCAAAGCTATTATACTAAAAGTGTACTTGGATCTGTTTTTACACAAatctttggaaatgtttttgatGCTTGCAGGTATCGTATTTCATTATGGACCGTTTTGAAGACATATCAGATGGTGAAGTGGATCATGCCTTCTTTGACAGTGACtttgaggaagagaaaaagaaagctgaagaaaatggtGAAGATATAGAGAAAGGAAGTACAAAGGCAGCTCTTGCAGACACTGATTTAGTTTCTAATTCAAAGGATGAAAAGTGTGAGGAggaaagtgaagaaaaacagaTAGATTTGCAAAAGGATCAGTCCCTAGAAAATAGCAAAGATCCTATTGAAGATGCTTCATTTTTGACACTTTCTCCAGTTGCAGAGAAAGCAGGTACATCTGGAGCAACACCTGCAGCAAACACAGGAACAGAGGAGATTGTTCCTGCTGGAATTCCTAAAATAGTTAAAGAAGGTGAAGAAGATTACTATACAGATGAAGAAGATAGCAGTGATGATGGCAAAAAACAGAAGGTTAGACTGAAGTCAGCTAAGCAACCAAACAACATGAAAAAGGCTAGCAAAAAATATGCTatcagctcctcctcctcttcttcctctacctcgtcctcctcctcatcatcctcaaGTTCAGATACAGATTGTTCTGACACAGATTCTGATAGCTGTTTATCAGATTCATCTCATTCTTCCTCAAAAAGGAATGCTTGTAGAAATGCTCTTTTGTctccaaaacaaaaattcaagtCAGTGATGAAATTAgcagaaggaaaaccaaaatttGGTGAAGACCTGGAGGAATCTGAAGACACAGTGACTGATGTAACACCTCTGTCAACTCCAGACATCAGTCCTATCCAGTCTTTTGAATTTATAGCATCAAATGATAAGAAACTAAAAGTAAAGAGACAGGAAAATGTGAACCAAGAATTATATGGTAATTTTGAGAATTTAAGTACAACACTAAATGTGCAAAACCTATGGGCCTGGGAAATTCCATCTTATATCTGTATCTTTTTTCATTAGATTCCGAGTTTGATTGCAGATATAGTCGAAAAGTCTTGCATGATGCCATGGACCTGAATCAGCTTCTGAaaggtgatttttaaatttcctttttacaAAATACAACATCTGCCAGTTGTTGAGAACAACTGTGTTCTATTAGAAGAAAGTGGAGTTTTCATATGCCAtgtgtgtttttaaaactgGTTGCTGTTTGAGTGGTATTGATCTAATTCCTTGAATTCTTCTCTATGTAATAGTACTGATTCTGCTGTAGAGAAAAGAAGCATATGTTGGTTTGCATATACCTAGAGGTAAGATACACAGATAGGGTGAATCTAAAAAAAGATTTGATGTATTAATGAATTGGGTAATAAAAATGCACATGTATTTCAAGGTATGCTGGACTATGGCAGAATTTGATATCTAAATTAAAACATCATCCTTTCTGTTGAAAGGCTGAATTATCAACCTCCAGAACTGAAAGACAATccaaaatttcatttcattgtaaatggtatttatatacataaacTTCTAGTACCTTTTTGATAATTAAACAGAAGTATTTGAAATTCTTTTCTGAACTGGGTGTCTGCCTTCTAAAATACCATAGGTTGagtaaagatattttaaaaagaaaaataatagataATCTTTACTAAAACTCAAGTGGTTGCTTCTGGCTAATAGACTTTAAAAATCTTAATAATGAAGCCTGAGAAAATGTGCAGTCTCTTTCCCTGCATACGTTGCTCATCTTCATTATGTAGGGTGAAAATGCCCTGGGTGATGTCATGTGTGTATTTAAAGGTCTACATGATacttttgaatttgttttcatgGCCCAGAGTTTTCAGTACTAAAGTCTGTGGAATAAAAAAGGTTTAACTCAAGAAATTTGCTGATCTCAGGTGAGGAAAGCCTCTTGCATTTTAAGTCTGGTACAGTCTAAGCCGAGTTTGCTGTGCTGAAGTAAGCCTGGCATGACTAAAACCGCATGTGTTGTGTTTCTTCATTTTGCACCTTGCCAGACCGAGCTTCTAGCGAATAAGGATTTAGAATATATTGTATACATGGTATAACCAGCTTTTAAgtaaaaaatgaggattttacTTGTATGGAAATTCTTCTGATGTTAAGAAAAGAACTCTAgccttcaagaaaggtagagcTTTTTCTCATCTCTGACAGTTCTTGTGCTTCAGCCACTCTTTCATACTAGAAACAACCAGTTATCAAAACATGATGTCAGAAGAGGTGTTGCTAGGCAATTGAAATTATGATGTCCTATGTCATTATTTGTTCCCAGTTAGCAAGAAGATATTTATTGGTGATTACCAATAATAGATTAATCTAATCCCTAAAACAAATGGGTATTGTTGGTCAGAGTAGGTATTCTTAGAGATGAATCTCTGTTGGGGAGAggaacttttttctcaaaactgaaaaccaattctaaataacaataataaagaTGGAGTAATGAGAAGTAGAATTCATATAGTCTAATGTTCCTGGTTAATGTGTATATTACTCCCAAGTGCCTCTCTAAATCAGCAAGCACAACATAGCTTAATTAGTTTGGGCATTTTGAAGTTTAAATAGGGCAGAATTATTAATGGTGGAAAGTAACTACTCTGGGAAAATAGGAGCTAATCGTATTCTGAGTTATTgcttacagattttttttgtactCATTAGGGcaaaaaaaagtgcaaataaTTTTCCCCTACCCACCAGTCTCCAATAAATGTTCATCAGAACTGCATAGGCATAAACATTGCTTCAAGTGAGAACACTGCAAGCCCAGACCTGAGTGCATGAAAAAATGGTTAAATAAACACGATTTGTTTTAAAGTATAATACTCTTCCAGTATTTTAAACCGatgaagcattttatttaaattttttgtcaAATATGCTTGTAATATAGCTGGACCTAACCATTTATAGCAGTCATACAGATTTAATTTCCCAAGGTCCCCAGACACTTGCATAATTTCCATGTAATCTGTTATTGTGTTGTTTCTATGGAGCACACAGTAATTAATTTTGTATGATTATTCACATTACCAGTGCATACATTTGGGAAAACTGGAATCtcttgtattaaaaaaagaattgctagaacaaaaaaaaggaaagaaatttgtTCAAAGAACAAGTTTTTGACTATCACAAGAGTCTGGTTATTTATTACAGTCAGCAAAGTGGTTTGTGTATCTTAAAGCAGAATTAATTTGAAGCATTTAGGAACTGTTGCAGTTAAAAGTAATTGAATGTCCTTTACCTATTTGTGTTCATATTGAAAACTATTCATTTATAAGCATTTTAAAAGTTGTATTAGACAAAAATTTATCATGCCTTTACAACTCCTAAAGCTATGCTTGTTGTTGATAAAAGCCAAATTTACCATTATACATTTCTTAATAAGGTAAAATCTCACAAATAACATAGTTCTAGTTGGAAATCTCATAGTCTCCCTGCTCTATGTTGCACTTTGATTATTTTTAGATGGGTAGTGCTGATAGCGGGTGTGATTATAAAATTTCAGgtagaaatacaatttttcagttgtttcagGATGTTATATAGATCTTTGTATGTAATTGTTTTGTGATTTGATGATGTTTCCACTATGCTATAAACCTTAAAGATAATTCAGAAAATGAATAACTGAAAGCACTATTCTAAACCCATACTAATAAAAAATGTCAGAGTTATTTCCTCTGCTCTACTCTTGAGTAATCTGAACACAAAAAGAGAATTAAGTATGGCAATGCAAAGAAATAGATTGTAAAAGATTGTTTTTGAAGGTAATTTCATAAATCGCCATGTTAAAAAGCTGAGAATAAAACAAATTGGAAAATTTTCTGATGTTCTTTTGATTGGCCCTATAAGTCGGTGCAGATAAAGAGATAGGTTAAGTGTAGGAGTGTGGAGTAAATACTTTTCTATCTCAATCCATTATGCTACAGATTTGCTCTGTCTTCAGACAAATCTTATGATTTCTGTAGTTCAGAGCAAAGTTGTCTACTAAAATTACTCTGTATCTCTTTATCTAAATTTGTGTGGTATCAATACAAGGGGATAGCACAAGGTATATACAGTGCTAAAAAATTTATtactttgtgttttcttctctctaaaATGGGGTTGAAGTCTCACAGAAGTGTCTGTAAGAATTAGTCTGTAAATCCATGGTATTTGCTATTATTAACTTGAGGAGGTGGTGCAGTGGGGTAAGTAGGGCAATTGGCCAGAGTTCTATCCTTGAAGCTCTTGCTGACCTCTGTGCTGATAAATCTTTTTGCCTCTTCTGTGccttagatttttaaaatagtcaGAGCTTCCCCTGTGAAAAGCTCAGTAATACAAATACCATTATTATGAAAGTAAAAGCACTGTGTTTCTGAATAAAATCTATTGTAGAAAATTAAATAGCAGCTTCAACTGAACATGAAGCAATCACTTTAACCCCCCGCCCCCTGTGTAATTTGTCACTCAGGAAATAGAACAAGTTTTTGATAACTGAAACTTTGTTCTCTTTAGGGATGTGTTGTCTATGTGCTCATTCATGCTGAACTGGTGTGTTTGTAGAAAAGCTGCTATCTAAATTTAAAGCAGACTCTACAATATACACGTACCCAAACTGTAGAGTTGAACTAAGCATATATAGCTTTTCTGGGGAATTCCATTTAGTGTGTATGTTCAGAGTTTGAGCTAATTTTCTATATGTATGTTTATTCATATGCTTGGTTTTCACAGGCCTAGAAACTCATGTTGAGGTGGAAGAGCAATTGCTATCTTATTCTTATATTTAGAGtttgaaaagaaattgaagATCTGTGAGATTATGGAGAGATACAGGCTTCCCCAACATCCATGAGAAACTCTGtaattatggggaaaaaaagtgcagTGCCTGTAAGAGATCTTTGTCATGATATCAAGAGATAATTAGCAGCCCTATTTAAGCATGTTTAAATAGGGACATTTTTCACCTGAAAAGGACATTCTCCTTTacttaaaaaaacaccaaatctTGAATTTTCCAAAATCTCTTTTAAAGTGCTCTGTGGCCTACAATAATGGATGTTCTAGATAGTATTTGTTTAGAGATATCACAGGGAAATAGTTTCACTCTTAAACTACTATGTATTGATGAAGAATCGTGTTTTATTTAATCCTTTTGTACTTTTCAAATGTGATACATGTGGTAGTGTAGCagtatgaaataaaatatcGGTCAAGTGTAAGCATTGAAACAATTTATTTTGGGATTGCAAAAGATACACTGAAACATGCATGATTTTGATTTTAGCCTTAATGCCATTAGGACGACTGTATCATCCTGTCCTAATGCATTTGACTTGCTAATTATAAGTTGTATTTTATGTAAGGTTTGGCCTTTCTCATTCTGCAAGGTTATTTCAATGCTTAGAAATTGAAAGCAATAAACAGCTTGTTtatggcttaaaaaaaaagtcaggtaTCTCTCCATGGAAACCAGCTTTCATAGAAATCCTGTGAATCCATGCACAGTATGCAAGTTGTTctgcaaatgctgctgcttATATATCATCTACCCCAAATTACATTTAAGGTCTGACTGACAGTGAAAATAACTAGTGATTTAGTTAAATTACTTATTACCTACTGATAGAATATGTATATGATAGGTAAATCATATTTCATTGTTCCAAGACTTACAAACTCCTTAGAAACTTAAAATCATAACCTTAAACTGTAGTTATCTCATGTTGTCAGTGGCCAATGCAAAGATAGGTAAACCATACAAATGCTTAGGCTTTGTGATTAAAAAGTAGTGTGGGTGCATTGATGAATAAATcattgaaataaatataaaactcAAAGCACCTGAATTATGTAACATGAACTGTGCTACCAGTATTTAATAGCATTCAgaatcttactttttttttttgcttatcgATGGTGAATTGTCCCTGGTTTTGTGGGCATGTGCTGACCTCACTTAGACACCTACTGTCTTTGCCATGAAAGCAATGTTGCCAGTGAGTAGTGGCATGAATTCAGTGCATATTGGACATACATTCCCACTGTGGATTGCCTAATTTTCTGTCATAGCAAGTGTGTGGAGAATAGGAATATGGTACTGTATAAATGATGCTTTGCAGAGgcatcattttcattttcaggtgACTGGAAGCAATTCAGGGGTCAGAAGTGTCTTTCTGAACCATGGAAAGAATGTCACCTCTGCTTCAGGAAGACCTAAAAaagtttttcccctctgttttctagattttgtttctgtgatttatttGAACATAATTTAAGGAGTGGTGATTTCTTCTGCTTGTTTTGTTAGAAACACGCATGCTGTGGTCTTAGTGATGCTCTTCTACTAAAATGATGCAGTATGCATTATGTTGTCTTTTTCTACTGAACTTTAAACTCTCATGTGACACAGTTCCTATGGAGATCAGCATTGCATTTGtgtggtttaaaaaaagactaTCTATGGGTAGGGTCCACTAAGTTATGGTTTGCTTTGCTGTGGTGTTTGCAGATTAAATTCTTCCTGAATATTGATCTTAAGCAAGTAAAACATAACTCCAATTAATTAACAGCTTGAAGAACAACAAACCAGGTACTTGTACTGTGTTACTTGATCCAATGCTTTAGTGTATTGCAGCAGTGTTGTAGCAAAAAGCTGGTTGTGAAGTTTCAAATGGGTTCTTGGGTCATATAGAAGGCTAATAATAATATCATTTGAGGAACTGGAGAGTTTTAGATTGATATTTTCATTCCATCCCCTTGAAAAAAACACTTGGTGCTGCATGTGTTGTATTGGGTCTGAGCTTCTGATGCAAAATTAATGAGTCCTCTGTAATTCAGCCATTTATCAGTAGATTACTTATTCAGTTTTGGCAGTTGTCCGCTAAGGCTTCACTGAGTAACTTCACCACAGAACCTTTGTGGTGTTCTTAATTCTTTCACTGTATTAATATATTTCTCTTG
Encoded proteins:
- the LOC131574368 gene encoding cilia- and flagella-associated protein 97-like, which gives rise to MDRFEDISDGEVDHAFFDSDFEEEKKKAEENGEDIEKGSTKAALADTDLVSNSKDEKCEEESEEKQIDLQKDQSLENSKDPIEDASFLTLSPVAEKAGTSGATPAANTGTEEIVPAGIPKIVKEGEEDYYTDEEDSSDDGKKQKVRLKSAKQPNNMKKASKKYAISSSSSSSSTSSSSSSSSSSDTDCSDTDSDSCLSDSSHSSSKRNACRNALLSPKQKFKSVMKLAEGKPKFGEDLEESEDTVTDVTPLSTPDISPIQSFEFIASNDKKLKVKRQENVNQELYDSEFDCRYSRKVLHDAMDLNQLLKAFLQLDKKEQNLSIDQPSKGIRKNYSFTNEEVRQIDRENQRLLKELSRQSARPKRSSTLKTSVPPHRLYHSALNRQKEQQRIERENLVSFECGRGSVN